The following are encoded in a window of Castanea sativa cultivar Marrone di Chiusa Pesio chromosome 9, ASM4071231v1 genomic DNA:
- the LOC142610224 gene encoding chaperonin 60 subunit beta 2, chloroplastic — protein MASTFTAMSSVGSLAAPGCRVMDKKFASSSDKLSSSASISSFSFARRQNVMSQRNRSPKICAMAKELHFNKDGSAIKKLQTGVNKLADLVGVTLGPKGRNVVLESKYGSPKIVNDGVTVAKEVELEDPVENIGAKLVRQAAAKTNDLAGDGTTTSVVLAQGLIAEGVKVVAAGANPVLITRGIEKTAKALVSELKLMSKEVEDSELSDVAAVSAGNNHEVGNMIAEAMSKVGRKGVVTLEEGKSAENSLYVVEGMQFDRGYISPYFVTDSEKMAVEYDNCKLLLVDKKITNARDLINVLEDAIRGGYPIVLIAEDIEQEALATLVVNKLRGALKIAALKAPGFGERKSQYLDDIAILTGGTVIREEVGLTLDKAEKEVLGHASKVVLTKDTTTIVGDGSTQEAVNKRVAQIRNLIEAAEQDYEKEKLNERIAKLSGGVAVIQVGAQTETELKEKKLRVEDALNATKAAVEEGIVVGGGCTLLRLASKVDAIRDSLDNDEEKVGADIVKRALSYPLKLIAKNAGVNGSVVSEKVLSSDNFKYGYNAATGKYEDLMAAGIIDPTKVVRCCLEHASSVAKTFLMSDCVVVEIKEPEQVPAGNPMDNSGYGY, from the exons ATGGCGTCAACTTTCACAGCCATGTCTTCAGTTGGCTCCTTGGCTGCTCCAGGTTGCCGTGTTATGGACAAgaaatttgcttcttcttcagaCAAGTTATCATCTTCTGCTTCCATTTCTTCGTTCTCATTTGCTAGGAGACAAAATGTGATGTCACAAAGAAATCGCTCTCCCAAGATTTGTGCCATGGCAAAGGAATTGCATTTCAACAAGGACGGCTCAGCTATTAAGAAGCTTCAA ACTGGTGTGAACAAGCTTGCAGATTTAGTTGGTGTTACTCTTGGTCCAAAAGGAAGGAATGTTGTTCTGGAAAGCAAGTATGGCTCCCCAAAAATTGTTAACGATGGTGTTACCGTGGCCAAAGAG GTTGAGTTGGAGGACCCAGTGGAGAACATTGGTGCTAAGTTAGTGAGGCAAGCGGCTGCCAAGACTAATGATTTGGCTGGTGATGGAACAACAACGTCTGTTGTTCTAGCACAAGGTCTTATTGCTGAGGGTGTCAAG GTGGTAGCTGCTGGTGCAAACCCTGTTTTAATTACTCGAGGCATTGAGAAGACCGCAAAAGCTCTTGTGTCTGAGCTTAAGTTGATGTCAAAGGAG GTTGAAGACAGCGAGCTGTCTGATGTAGCAGCAGTTAGTGCCGGAAACAACCATGAAGTAGGAAATATGATAGCTGAAGCCATGAGTAAGGTGGGTCGTAAGGGTGTGGTGACCCTAGAAGAGGGAAAAAGTGCCGAGAACAGCCTTTATGTTGTTGAAGGAATGCAATTTGATCGTGGTTACATTTCACCTTACTTTGTCACAGATAGTGAGAAAATGGCAGTTGAATATGATAATTGCAAG TTGCTTCTTGTTGataagaaaataacaaatgCAAGGGATCTTATTAACGTTCTTGAGGATGCTATCAGAGGTGGATACCCAATTGTGTTAATTGCAGAAGACATTGAACAAGAAGCTCTAGCAACTTTGGTTGTGAACAAGCTGAGGGGAGCTCTGAAGATTGCTGCACTGAAAGCTCCTGGTTTTGGAGAGCGCAAGAGCCAGTACCTTGATGACATTGCTATTCTCACTGGAG GAACTGTAATCAGGGAAGAGGTGGGGCTTACGTTAGACAAAGCTGAGAAGGAGGTTCTTGGCCATGCTTCTAAGGTGGTGCTTACCAAGGATACTACAACAATTGTTGGTGATGGAAGCACACAGGAAGCGGTAAACAAGAGAGTTGCGCAGATTAGAAATCTTATTGAG GCTGCAGAGCAAGATTACGAGAAGGAAAAACTGAATGAAAGAATTGCGAAATTATCAGGTGGAGTTGCTGTGATCCAG GTTGGTGCACAAACTGAGACAGAgctcaaagaaaagaaactgaGAGTCGAAGATGCTCTTAATGCAACAAAG GCTGCTGTTGAGGAAGGTATTGTAGTCGGCGGTGGATGCACCCTGCTCAGACTTGCATCAAAGGTGGATGCTATCAGGGACAGCCTTGACAATGATGAAGAAAAG GTTGGAGCAGATATTGTCAAAAGAGCTTTGAGTTACCCTTTGAAATTGATTGCCAAGAATGCTGGTGTTAATGGAAGTGTGGTTAGTGAGAAG GTGCTTTCCAGTGACAATTTTAAATATGGATATAATGCGGCCACAGGAAAATATGAAGATTTAATGGCTGCTGGAATTATTGATCCAACTAAG GTGGTTAGATGTTGCCTTGAGCATGCTTCCTCAGTGGCAAAAACATTCTTGATGTCAGATTGTGTAGTTGTTGAAATCAAGGAGCCTGAACAAGTGCCTGCTGGCAACCCCATGGACAACTCAG gaTATGGCTACTAA